A region of the Melospiza melodia melodia isolate bMelMel2 chromosome 29, bMelMel2.pri, whole genome shotgun sequence genome:
CCGCACGGTCTGGGCAAAGAGCGTCGGTGAGTAGGAGCGGCCGTCCTTGGGGACTGTGGCACAGAAGTTTTCTTCATCCCTGCACCAGGTTACATGAGAGAAAGGTTTAAGAATCCCCATTTATCAGGGCTGCAAAACAGGCCCCACTGCAGCCACATTCCCATAGCAAAGAACTCAAAGCTAAAGAAAAGCTCGAGTGTAACTAAGCATTTCTCCCCCAGTATCACCAAGATGGCTCCTGCATGGCTCCTGACAAGCTCACTCCCCTTGTCACCTACCCAAGGTTTAGGTAGATGGTGCAGATGTCAGACACGAGCTGCTGTGGCTTGAAGTCAAACTCACTGAAATCTTTCACCTTCAAAGCTCCCATTTTAGGCCCAACCAGATGTTGCAGGAAGTAGTTGAGCATGGAGATGATGCGCTCGGCAAGGAAAGGATGCACAAACAGGGACTTGATTTCTGGAAACCAAAACAACAGCTTGCAGATTCAGAGCCATTCCATCTTCATCTGACCACACTGAAACCAAGTTCCTGCCTGCTCACACCCTGGCAGGCAGGAGGGACCACTTCCCCTACCTGAAGTCAGGAAAGCCAGAGTGCCAATGGTTTCATTGGACATGATGTTGTGGAAACGGGCCAGCTGACCAAACATCTGCAGGCTGGACTCCTTCTCGCGGCGAGCCTCGGGGGACAGGCTGTCCCACTCGCCTCGGTCCTTCTCAATCTGCTGAACTTTGATCTTGCTGAGGTACTGCAGGACAGAACACATGCACTGTTTGCGTGGGTGGCGACAGCAAGGAGGTCCAGAAACACTCAAAACCAGTCAGGCAACATCCATATCACCCATCTTATCTGCTGGCCTTCCAGCAATCAGCTCTCTAGCAGGTAATAGCTCCCCAAAATAGCCCTTTCtagcagcaacagcagctctgaaaggAGTGGAGACACATTTAACACACACCAGGGACATGAGAGCACCTGAAATTCCCTTGCAATCCCAAAGGAAAACTGCCTGGAGACAAAAGGCCTTTATTAGGATAAAACACTTGCAGAAAGACCAAGGAGATTTGAGAATCAAAACCCACAGTGATTGTTTAAAGCCTGAGTGTATCCAGATTACGAACAGGCAGATTTCCCAGCGTGCTTCCTGTTGGATCTGAAAAagctcttttgctcctcttggtTCTGAGCTGCCTCCTGAACGCAACGTAAGGAAGGGTAACCCACGGACAGGGCCCCAGACCTTTCCTCCTGCCTTCACCTCTTCTTCCAGGGCACCGGCCACTCCGTCTTGGGATTGTTTCCTGCACACTACTTACTGCAGAGACTCACCAGGCAGAGCCAGGCAAGCTGGCCCTGTTCTGGAGGTCAGTATTGCACCAAGGAAGTGAGATCTTGTTTACCTGACAGTGATGGAACGTGAACTCAGCCCTACCTGTATGGCTTCATCCAACAGGAAAATGGCATCGTTCATGAGCAGGTTAAGGAAGCGCAAGAAGAGAGGGGGATTCATTGCCTCCAGGTTCTCTGAGGCATAATCAGCCAGAGCCTGCAAAGGAAGGAAATAGCAAATTCTGCAGCCCAGCCCCGATGGCAGGACGTGGAGCCCCCCATGTGACCCCCCAGGTGAGCTGCACACCCACATGGCACACTCAGGCATGCACCTCTTGCCTCACCTTTATGCTGTCCCGGTAGGAATCAGTGTCCCACATGTACCTCAGGATGGGATACATGGGACGGCGGTAGTTGAACTTCTGTTCAAACTGGTGTGGGTCACCTGGGCACAAGCCAAAGAACCTTTCAAGTGGACAGTCCCCCACAGGTGCTACACAGGCAACACAACTCTTCCCATTCTGCGCTTACCCGTGAACTCGATATCCACAAAGACTTTGATGAGTGCCTCGGCCAGGTGGGCGGCGTGTTGGTAGGAGCAGAACACTCGCTTGCGATGGAACACGCTCGAGACGAGCGGGCTCTGAGCCTGATCCATGTGAGGCATCACAGCCTCCAACACTTCAGCCAGCTTGGCTCGCAGGTGAGGATTTTTCATCCTGCAAGACAAAACAAAGCAAATCCAGGATGACATGTCCATGGTGCAGAATGGAGCTGCTCAGGAATCACTCCAGGATCTGTGTTCATCCATGCTTGAGTGCCAGACTGCTGCAAACCATCAGTAAAGCCAGCCCTGGGTCAGCAGTCACTTGCATAGACACCATGCCACAGTGGAATCTCAGGCAAAGGGAGAGTGTGGGAACACATATATTTAAGCACTAAATCCCATTTGAACCTTGCATGAAGCCAGTGGTCTCTAGGCAGGCCTGTATTCCCTTTGTGCCTCTTGCAGGCATATTTCAGCTGTTTCAAAAAGATCAACCTGCTTGCAGCTGCACAAACCAAGCCTCAAGACAGCTCTGCAATTTCTACTTGCTTGGTCACCCTGGGAGTTCTGCAACAAGGACCTAGGGCTGCACCTACCTCTCCACATCACCCATGAAAACAGTAACAAAGTGAAGGATGTGCTCCAGGGAATCAGCAGAAGTCTCCAAGATGTCATCAGCAAAACGCCGCAGGAAAATGAAGAAGTCGCCCAAATTATCGGCAAAGAACTCTGCAAACAGAGATTGTAGCTGAGCTCCTCCCCAGGCAGCTCACCTTGCCCTTTTCCAGCCTCCCATCCACTCTCCCCTCACCACCCTGATGCTGATTAACTACTGGTAATTAAAAAGCTGTATTAGAACCTGACATGGAGAAGGATGCCCAGCCTGATGGCATGAGTAACATGTGGGACTCActtcccctcttccctcccacAAGTCAGGTTGCTTCTGGGGTAAATCCAGCATCTGCTGATGACACACTTCTACACAACCCCCAAGGGAAGAATCCTGAAGCAGGCCCCAGAAAAAAGAGTTTACATATAGAGAAAACACTAAATCAACGTAGAACTTGCCACTTGCAAATGAGTAAGACTTCTAAAAGGTCAGCAGCTTCACCACCCTAAGTATGGCCCTTCAAACAGCCCCAAATTCTCTAAGAGAGATCCTTTTCAGAGAGAATATTCTGCACAACATCGGTGGTGGCACTGTGTCCTGCCCTGGACAGGGGAGCACTTGCTCAGGCAGCTCTTGCAGTGCTGATGCATGCAggtgctggcacagagcagcacccGTGGCCTCACCTGGCACGTAGGCCAGCGCGCTGTGCTCCACCTGCGGCAGCGGGAAGCTCAGCTCCAGCGGCTCGCTGCCCTGGTTCCCCACTGCcagctgcaccagcagcactgccatgGACACCTGCAGgttcaggcagttctgcagcATCTGCGGTTCCGTCATGGCCGTCTTGGTGGACAGGTAGATGGTCATCAGGCGCTCAAACTGCTCCCTGAGGCTGTCAGCAGCGGGGCTGGAGCTCTGCTGAGCTTCTCGCCACGCCACTTGCAGGCGGTGAAGGCTTTGGTTTATCTTTACCATCTGGTCGTGCAACCTGCCCGGGAAAGGAGGCAAGGAGGGGCTCAGgagacagacagaaagacagacatccTGCCTCACCAATGCAGAAGCTGGTGGATTCAGATAATTTCCTGTGGGTAccctggctggggctctgcaacgGGAAGCCTTGAGAAAAGGCTTGGCAGGACCTGGGAGGGTACGAGACCCTCTGAGGGACCATGGCACCTGCAGAgtggcctggggacacagcagagctcccttggGTCACTGAGGTCAGGGATCCAACACGGCCCAGAGATGCTTGCAAGGTGACACTTCAGTTTCCCAGCAACAAGCCACTTGCATAATAACTTTTTTGTCAATGTCTATATTTAGAGAATAAACCAGAAGGGGACTCTGCTTGGATCAGCCATGACCTCACAGTATCTAGGCAACGATTTGCAGAGGGAAGTCGTGCAAAACAGAGTCTTTTAGTGTCCAGAAAATCCTCTCCTGGAAGCTGACAGCTACCTCACATTGCTGTTTCACATACACTCCCAGTGGACAGGTGCTCTGCCACCTGGATGAGGCTCCTGCCCCAAGGAGAGGGGGAATGGAGCAACCTATAAATACCAGCACTTGGCTGTTGGTGTCTACAAGTAACAGGGAGCCTGCAAGACTCCTTTATTAAGATAAAGCACTTGCAGAAAGGCCAAGGGGGTTTGACAATCAAAACCCACAATGATTGTTTAAAGCCTGAGCGTATCCTGATTAGCAAAAATGAGAGTAAAATTTCTTCCTGCAGTCAGTCAGGCTGAAGTtgaagcagcagctcagctggcCACCCTGTGTTCACAGTATTTACTGAAATGTGCAGAGCTGCACATGGGTGGAAAACAGCCCCAGGGGAACTGAAACAAGTACCTGTGAAACCCCAAGTGCAGGGTATACTGCGTGAGCACCAGGTTTTCCGTCACCAGATTGTAGCTGTTCGCAAACTGTGGCTCTTGCTCGCTCAGAGCAGGGATCAAACATGTTTCTTTTTCCAAACCTGTAAGGAAAAGCATCTCTGCATCAGGTCCTACCCAGCAGTGCTGGTGAGGAGAGGGTTGAGAGGGTCCCTTCTGTGGACACAAAAGGGCTGCTGGTGATAACTGGCAGCACTGTATTTGCACTCAGCTCTCTTCTTGCTCCTCTCTAGTCACAATTCTAACTCTCCCCTAACCCTAATGGTTTACTGAGAAGGCATTAGTGGGTAAAGTGGAGATTGAGGAGATCTGCTTTCCCATCCCCAAAGCTTAGGTGTACCTTTCATGTGTACGTTCTtgctcctcctctcctcttcGTTCAGCTCCTTCAGGGCACAGTAGGTAGGGTTGAAGGTTAGCAGCTTTGGAGATCGGGGTTTGCAGAAGGGCTGGCACAGCTTCAGGAGGGCAGCCCCCAGGTTGAGGAAGAAGGCATCTGAGGCGTACATCTGGAAGAAAATCTCTGGCATCTGGTTAGCCCAAATCTTGGTGCGGCCCGCATTGGCATGGAGGCAGTTCCCCAGCCAGGACAGGATCCTGTGCTTTGTCTCCGGTGACAGCTGCAACAGGTTCTTCAGCATCTGGTAGATCTTCTCATGGAACTGGGCCATGAACTGTTAGAGGAAACAGAACACAACTGAATGAGTCCTTGGGGGTGGTTCTTTTgcctctgtgataccactgctaTCAGACCCTTTCctgctcctcgggacaccccatgaATCACCCATCACACACAAGCAGGTCAGATCCTGGGGCTGGCACAAAACAACAATTAGGCAAAAGCATAGCTGAGACAATTTGTTCTCATATGGAGTAAATCCAAAATTCTTTGCCTATTTTTGACAGCCTGAAAGAACCCCTGAGTGGGAAAGTTCCCCCCAGGGATGACCTCTGCACCCCAGTTCACTCCTGTATTTATATCCTGCATCCGCGTGTTTTACTCATGACCTACTGGAACATTCCTAGGAATGAATTCCTAAGTATttctctaaggaaaaaaaattacttgcatAATGAGAGAGAACATTCACTTCTATCTGGTGAGATAGAAGTGAATGCCTATCACTTCTCAACTGGTGAATCAATTAGTGTTTTAATTACAGGACAGGCACTGAAAACTACTCCCTGGTGATTGCAACACCTGAGGTAGATGATCTCCAGGTAGCACCTCAAGTTACTGATGTCTGCTCTGCCAGTACCAGCCACCCTTTTTCCAAAAGCTCGGGCAACTTTGATAAGGCACAAAGACCTGGGTTATAATGACCCAAGGCAGCTGGCAAAAGTGTTTCCATGCTCCAGCTGGAGAATTCAAAGCAGTTTTGGGACATGCCTAGTTGCAAGGCAGGCTATTCCTGAACCAGCAGTGGAACTCAAGCCCTGATACCACGTTTTGAACCCTCAGGCAATGAGAGGCCACTAACACCACAGGAAGCAGAACTGCCCCGCTTCTCCCACCTGATGGATGTTGGATTCCTGCACTTTAATCTCCTGTGGGCTGGATCGGGATGGATTCAGAAAGTAGCCATGGTTCTCCACCACGCCAGGGGTCTTCAACAAGCAGGAGATATTTAGAATGGCACCAAGCAAAGTCTTCTGGTACATCTGTCCATTGCTGGGATCCTTGGGCTGTATGTAGCCTGCAAAAACCTGGGGAACACATCAGGACATGCTGACAGTTGTCCAAAATCCCAGCAAAAAACCCTAACATACTAATGGGTTTGTGGCAGGCTATGAGAAGGGAGAGGAGAGGTAGGACTAGCCACACTAGGTGTTGTTACACCACACTGCTGGTTTGACCTCTGCAGATCAGGTCTTGCTCATGTGCCCCTGCAAAAAGCTCCTGCCTAAGCCAGAGTACCCACCTTGGCTATGTCCTTCTGCTTTGTGAAGTACAGGAGCACATCGAGGTATGTGTAGAGCAGGATCTGGCAGAGGTCCAGGTCCTTGATTCTCCCCAGCAGAATGTCGAACACGGGAACCATCACCTCCCCAAATGTGCGCACCTCCTCGTCCATCGTTAAGGCCTCTATGACCTCCTCGAGGAACTCGGTCATGTCTTCAAACTCTAGCAGGAGATACAAGGCTGTTACtcacagtgctccaacagccaaACCGACCCAAACACAACCCCCCTTTGGCAGCAAGGGGAGCCAAAGCTTCACCCAAGCCCTGGATGCTGCAGGGCAGCCTCGCAGCACCGAGGCAGTGGCACAGCCAGCACCGTGCCCCAGCCCGGCTGCACTTACGTGCCCCCCTCAGCGTCTCCAGCAGCAGGTCCACCAGCTGCTCGTACACGTTCTGGTTGACGTAGATCTCGGGGGTGAGGAGCACGGTGCGCGTGTTGGACACCGTCAGGTTGCGGCAGCGCACGGCGAAGGGCAGCAGGTTCTCGGGGACCTTGGTGATCTGACAGGGACAACaaggcagctccagctggggCACGGCAGCTCCAGCGGGGCGCGGCAGAGCGGGgtgcagagagcctggcccacCTCCTCGCGGGCCCTGCGGAAGCAGGCGTAGAGGTAGCGCAGGATGTGCCTCTCCCCGGCGTCGCGGTCGGCCGACAGGTTCTGGCTGCTGGCACAGGTCATGTGGATCAGGTGGCTCCCGGGCTCCGGCAGCAGCAGGCGGGTGAACAGGGCCTGGGCAccggcagggacagggcacagtgACACAGCCCAGCGCAGAGCTGGCCCCTCCAGAGGAGGAAGCTCCACGCCACACAGCCTAATGGGCTcctgctgggaacagctctccctgtccCTCATTAAGTAACTGCAGTGAGAACCCTCAGCTGCTTCTGGCCTGAGCAAACCTTCCAGCCCCTCATGGAACAACAGTACCCCTCCAGAAACCATTTCCACTGAAATCCTCCCCAGGAATGACTGATACAGCTGCAAATGAAGATGAGTGTGTGTGGACACTGTTGACTGAGCTCTCTggtttttcttccctttcctacCCACACAGACCTACAGGGCAGCGAACTCCTGCAGCTTCCAGGAGGAAGGGCTGGATTCCCCAAATTCTACACTTTTCTCAGTCTCACATCCCAGAAATCTCATGGGCTTTTCCAGCAAAACAATAAGTGTCAGCTTGGTGCCAGGTTTTGGAAAAGGATGTGGGATATCATATGTACTTTCTGAGGAAACAAACTCAATCCAGAGGCCAAAGCCTACAGGTGGTCCCAGGCAGTCCCTACCTGCTCCACATTGTCCATGTCCAGCCAGTCCTGGTCATCCAGGTCTGCGGCCATCTCCTCCAGGTACACACAGCGTGCTGGGATCCCATTCCCACTCTTCATGCTGGGGTCACCTGGGAAGGGCAGAGGGACCTGTTCTGTTCCACCTGCAGGCAGGACTGTCCCCAGCACCTGGCACtgttccctcccagctgtcctctCCCACGTCAGATCTGCCCCAGCCTGTACCACACCCCGCCAAACCCGGGCTCACTGTTGTCCAGTGTGATGAGGAAGATCCTCTGGATCATGTGGTTGATGTTGAGCTGCTCGCAGAGCTCTCGCTGAGAGCGGAAAGAGCGGCTGATCTCGGCCACAGAGTAGTCGCAGTCGTCCAGGCTCTCGGAGACACTGTTGTCGGAGTCATCCTGGCTGATGGACGTCTCCTCGCCTGCACGACAGAGCCCTCAGCGTCTCGGGGGCCAGCCGTGTCCGAGCGGACCGCCTCGCCCCCTCCCCgcgcccagcccctgccccagcgCCAGCCTCGACCTCCGCACCTGTCAGCtgccgcagctgctgctgcttctggatggcggcGAAGTGCTTGGCGGCAGCGACGGAGCCGAAGAGGGCGGCGAAGGGGTTGCTGGAGATGCTGTTGTTGTTCTCCTGGTCGGTCATCTCCCCTCAGGGCCGCGCCATACGGGTGAGTCGGGGCAAGGCTGCGGGGAGGGCCGCCGTCAGGGCCCGGGCCCGCTCCCCCGCGGGCGCGGCGGGCTCGCCCCGCACGGTGCGGGGGCTCCGCTCCCAACCCGCTCCCGCTCCGGTGccaccccggccccgctcccgctccgctcCCACCTCGGCCGCCGCCGGAGAGCTCTGCGCGTCACCGCGTCGCACAGCGATTGACGTCACCGCGACGCGCCGGAAGTGAAGCACGGGAGGGGCGGGGCTTAGGGAGCTCGGGTGGGAGCGGCGGCAGCGACTCCTGGCGGCCGGGACGGGGAACGACACCTGCGGCCCCGCGgggacgggaacgggaatgggaacagtGGGAATAATGGGGATAATGGGAATAACGGGGATAATGGGAACGGGAATAATGGGaacgggaataatgggaatggggacgggaataatgggaatgggaataatgggaataatgggaataacggggataacgggaataatgggaataatgggaataacggtgatgggaataatgggaataatgggaacgGGAATAAAGGGAGTGGGAACAGGACAGGAATGGGAATGTGACAGGAACAGGGACATGAAGCCGGTCTGGCTCGGTGGGACCCGAGCCTGTCCCATGCTGTGAAACGCGACCGTGTGTGTGATAACCCAGTTTGTGTTTGTTATTTACCCAGTGGCCTGTATTTGAATATTAATGACATGTAAATCAACTGCTTAATAGGAAAATCACAGTTTTATATTGGATCAACATGCATATTGACCCTTATTAACTTTGCACCTACAAACACTTGTTTgcggcctttttttttttttaactgtttctTGTGCAGGGAGTTTTATGTTTGTCGGGGGTTTGGGGCTGTAGGGGGTGTGGGGTAGGGACACTGATGTACATGTTTATATTACATCCCTATGCATCCTTTTTGTGCCGGGCTGAGCTTGCTCCATCTGCCCCATCCCTCCCCTCACACCCTTCTGGGCAGGACAGATTTGAGGTGAGGTCAGAAAATACCCTGCCCAAGACTCTGTGGGGAGATACAAAGGTAGGTAGATAGAGGAGAGGCAAAGGTGGGCAAAAGGGGTTAAATCCAAGGGGTTATTCTGCGACCCCCTGAGGCAAAGCTGTCTGGGGACTGCAGGGAGGCTCCTCAGCCCAGCCAGACCCTGCATACACAGATTTCATTGATTTCTTTTCAGTCCAGGCCCCTGGCTCAGGCCCAGGCACTGCCCTGCCAGGTGCTGCAGGTGACTCCAGTGGTGTCATTCCTGTAACAATATTAATTTTATTCTACTACACCATATCCAGCCTCTCTCAGCACCAGCCCGCTGCAATGCTTCCCTGCTGGGGGATCCCGGGGCACCCTCTCAGACAGGGACTGGGGGCAGCTTCGGGTGCTGGGGGGCTGTGTCAGGGTCCATGAGGTGGTGCAGGACTGAGCCCATGGcactggggggctctgggctctgcctctTCTTTGCCCGGACCCCGAGGGCCCCCCCAGAACAAACGCGGCTGACGGTCGGTGGTTTTGTCATGAACAGCCTTTACTCACCCGCTGCCTCGTATTCCTCGTTACAAAAGAACAACTTAACAAAAAGAATGAAAGaatgctgtggctgcagctgggggagCGGGGGGCGTTCAGCCccccagagcagggtgggctatggcactgttggtgtggggcaccgggcccggggggcTCAGGCAGGGCAGTCCCGCCGCGCTGGCTCGTCCCGGccgccctgggctgtgctggcagggacagccgtCCCCAGCAGCGCGTCCTCGCCGGGCCCCGGCAGCGCGCACGGCTGCACCAGCTGGTCCCAGTACAGGCTGAGCGTggagtgctcctgctgctccagctcccgcagctcctgcagctccttggcGCTGGCCGCTGGCGTCTGCACCTCAAAGGTCATCTCAAAGCGGCTGTAGTCCACCTGGAAGGCGCCTTTCTCCAGGGACATGCAAGGCTCGAAGCGGTATCCCCAGAGGATCTCGTCCTCCGTGTAGGAGGTGCGGGCTTGGCACGTCATTCCTGCAGCAATGGAGAACATGGCTGTGCTGTGCCGGGTGCCACAATGAGCCCCCTGAGCCTGCAGGGCGAGGGGCTTCCAGCCCTGCCTCACCCACAGCCTGCTGGAGACACACAGCACCCCGAGCCTCTCTTGCTCAGATGTCACTCCTGGGCCTGGGTTTGCCTGGCATCCCCAGGAGCCCAGGGGAGCCCCCCCTCTCCACCCTGACTCCCCCAGACCACTTGCCTGTGGCTTCCACGATGCCCTCGAGGATGATGATGATTTCAAACTGGTCCCGGCGCAGCGACTCGGCCGACATGTCCCAGAAAGGGCTGTGGCGGTTGATGACGTGACAGATGATCTGGGGCTCCACCAGGAACAGACGGTCCTCCCCTGTGTCATAGCCCAGGTTCAGCTCCGACTGCTCCAGGGGGATGAACTCCCCCTCGGCCGTCTGGCGGGACTTGATCAGCTTTGCCCGGATCTTGGCATCCACCATGTGGCTTTCCCGCAGGTCCCCCACGCGAAACATCAGGCAGAGCTTCTCGTCCCGGAGGGAGATGACGCAGTTCTTGCTGAAGATGAGGGTCTGGGCGCGCTTCTTGGGCCGGGAGATCTTGACAAACATGCAGCCGACCATCATGGCGTCGATCATGGAGCCCACGATGGACTGGGCGATGAGCAGGATGACGCCCTCGGCGCAGTTGGCCGTCACCATGCGCGTGCCGTAGCCGATGGT
Encoded here:
- the UBE4A gene encoding ubiquitin conjugation factor E4 A produces the protein MTDQENNNSISSNPFAALFGSVAAAKHFAAIQKQQQLRQLTGEETSISQDDSDNSVSESLDDCDYSVAEISRSFRSQRELCEQLNINHMIQRIFLITLDNSDPSMKSGNGIPARCVYLEEMAADLDDQDWLDMDNVEQALFTRLLLPEPGSHLIHMTCASSQNLSADRDAGERHILRYLYACFRRAREEITKVPENLLPFAVRCRNLTVSNTRTVLLTPEIYVNQNVYEQLVDLLLETLRGAQFEDMTEFLEEVIEALTMDEEVRTFGEVMVPVFDILLGRIKDLDLCQILLYTYLDVLLYFTKQKDIAKVFAGYIQPKDPSNGQMYQKTLLGAILNISCLLKTPGVVENHGYFLNPSRSSPQEIKVQESNIHQFMAQFHEKIYQMLKNLLQLSPETKHRILSWLGNCLHANAGRTKIWANQMPEIFFQMYASDAFFLNLGAALLKLCQPFCKPRSPKLLTFNPTYCALKELNEEERRSKNVHMKGLEKETCLIPALSEQEPQFANSYNLVTENLVLTQYTLHLGFHRLHDQMVKINQSLHRLQVAWREAQQSSSPAADSLREQFERLMTIYLSTKTAMTEPQMLQNCLNLQVSMAVLLVQLAVGNQGSEPLELSFPLPQVEHSALAYVPEFFADNLGDFFIFLRRFADDILETSADSLEHILHFVTVFMGDVERMKNPHLRAKLAEVLEAVMPHMDQAQSPLVSSVFHRKRVFCSYQHAAHLAEALIKVFVDIEFTGDPHQFEQKFNYRRPMYPILRYMWDTDSYRDSIKALADYASENLEAMNPPLFLRFLNLLMNDAIFLLDEAIQYLSKIKVQQIEKDRGEWDSLSPEARREKESSLQMFGQLARFHNIMSNETIGTLAFLTSEIKSLFVHPFLAERIISMLNYFLQHLVGPKMGALKVKDFSEFDFKPQQLVSDICTIYLNLGDEENFCATVPKDGRSYSPTLFAQTVRVLKKINKPGNMIVSFSNLAERIKSLADRQQQEEETYADACDEFLDPIMSTLMSDPVILPSSRVTVDRSTIARHLLSDQTDPFNRSPLTMDQIRPNTELKEKIQRWLAERKKQKEEELEDTLN